Proteins from a single region of Synchiropus splendidus isolate RoL2022-P1 chromosome 3, RoL_Sspl_1.0, whole genome shotgun sequence:
- the LOC128756125 gene encoding uncharacterized protein LOC128756125, which produces MATKLILILTCLPSAAAAAANTSGSRHQQPEGSSPGMASVVEVEWDFVFCGNSYYRTFIERPRQRGGQAPPLRTVKVMLLGNGPWRFQVWEALKDVTESIDFMLLFQILTKFFRGKEKESDLRLAMMDIIPPSPNPEILKNLSMDEIHVIVLVVRADQPPDMAPLVQRVEHWFGPEWHCHTLVVFTNAVQLKKSGLRPVDYFASMPDPIRALAQRVGGGYLFFDHHGGWPCVAGRALREHLFQVSAQNHHKALKIICSSEASHFD; this is translated from the exons atggcaacaaagctgattctgattctgacctgCCTTCcatccgccgccgccgccgccgccaacaCCTCCGGAAGTCGTCACCAACAACCGGAAGGCTCGAGCCCGGGGATGGCCAGTGTG GTTGAAGTGGAGTGGGACTTCGTCTTTTGTGGAAACAGTTACTATCGCACGTTTATCGAAAGGCCCCGACAGCGCGGCGGCCAGGCGCCGCCTCTGAGGACGGTGAAAGTGATGCTGCTCGGTAACGGACCGTGGAGGTTCCAGGTTTGGGAGGCGCTGAAGG ATGTTACCGAGTCCATAGACTTTATGCTCCTCTTTCAAATCTTAACCAAGTTTTTCCGGGGCAAAGAAAAAGAGTCAGACTTGCGGCTGGCCATGATGGACATTATCCCTCCCTCGCCAAATCCGGAAATCCTCAAGAACCTCTCCATGGATGAAATCCATGTGATCGTGCTGGTCGTGAGAGCAGATCAGCCTCCAGACATGGCTCCTCTGGTGCAGCGGGTTGAG CATTGGTTTGGTCCAGAGTGGCACTGTCACACGCTGGTTGTCTTCACAAACGCAGTCCAGCTTAAGAAGTCTGGCCTTCGTCCGGTGGATTACTTTGCCAGCATGCCGGATCCAATAAGAGCGCTGGCGCAGCGGGTTGGTGGCGGGTACTTGTTTTTCGATCACCATGGCGGATGGCCCTGTGTCGCAGGCCGAGCGCTCAGAGAGCATCTGTTCCAAGTGTCTGCTCAGAACCATCATAAAGCTCTGAAGATCATATGCTCAAGCGAGGCGTCTCACTTTGACTGA